One segment of Phaeacidiphilus oryzae TH49 DNA contains the following:
- a CDS encoding M13 family metallopeptidase, whose translation MSILDGARTGMNPDIRPQDDLFGHVNGRWLETVRIPDDRSSWGPFVQLSDQAEQQVKEIIQDLAGSADGAGAALDTEAGKIAALYNSFMDEEAVEARGLDPVRPQLRQVDELTDLRQLAAFLGAFEREGGSGLFGSYVDSDDRDADRYLVKIVQGGLGLPDESYYREEKFAEAREKYLAYLTGLFELGGVPEAAAAAATVLRIETRLAEGHWERAETRDVQKTYNLTTLDELKALAPEFDWSGYVAALGGSDATIAETVVRQPSYLGHLSAVLAEVPVEDWKQWARARVLRAASPFLSSAFVQADFDFYGKALNGTPELRARWKRAVSFVEGSIGEAVGREYVARHFPPSSKAMMDQLVENLLRAYRRSIENLDWMTEETKQRAYEKLETFRPKIGYPDEFRDYSALTVTADDLLANARAAAAFETDRELRKIGSPVDRDEWFMLPQTVNAYYNPGTNEICFPAGILQEPFFSPEGTMAENYGGIGAVIGHEIGHGFDDQGAQYDPKGNLNDWWTPEDKAAFEKKSKALIEQYNGFSPRALPGQHVNGALTVGENIGDLGGLTIAHKAYLIALEDLAEEEKKEQADSRSLFLNWAYVWRTKRRKEQEEQYLTIDPHSPPEFRANIVRNLDEFHAAFGTRETDALWLAPEERVRIW comes from the coding sequence GTGAGCATTCTCGATGGCGCCCGCACGGGCATGAACCCCGACATCCGTCCGCAGGACGACCTGTTCGGCCACGTCAACGGCCGGTGGCTGGAGACGGTGCGGATCCCCGACGACCGGTCCAGCTGGGGGCCGTTCGTGCAGCTCTCCGACCAGGCGGAGCAGCAGGTCAAGGAGATCATCCAGGACCTGGCCGGCTCCGCCGACGGAGCGGGGGCCGCGCTGGACACCGAGGCCGGGAAGATCGCCGCACTGTACAACTCGTTCATGGACGAGGAGGCGGTGGAGGCCCGCGGTCTCGACCCGGTGCGCCCGCAGCTCCGGCAGGTCGACGAGCTGACCGATCTCCGCCAACTGGCGGCCTTCCTCGGCGCGTTCGAGCGCGAGGGCGGCTCCGGCCTCTTCGGCTCCTATGTGGACAGCGACGACCGGGACGCCGACCGGTACCTGGTCAAGATCGTCCAGGGCGGCCTCGGGCTGCCCGACGAGTCGTACTACCGCGAGGAGAAGTTCGCCGAGGCCCGGGAGAAGTACCTGGCCTACCTCACCGGGCTGTTCGAGCTGGGCGGGGTGCCGGAGGCGGCGGCCGCCGCGGCGACCGTGCTCCGCATCGAGACCCGCCTCGCCGAGGGCCACTGGGAGCGCGCCGAGACCCGCGACGTCCAGAAGACCTACAACCTCACCACCCTCGACGAACTCAAGGCGCTGGCCCCGGAGTTCGACTGGAGCGGCTATGTCGCCGCGCTCGGCGGCTCGGACGCGACGATCGCCGAGACCGTCGTCCGCCAGCCCTCCTACCTGGGCCACCTCTCGGCGGTGCTCGCCGAGGTCCCGGTCGAGGACTGGAAGCAGTGGGCGCGGGCGCGGGTGCTGCGCGCCGCCTCCCCCTTCCTCTCCTCGGCCTTCGTCCAGGCCGACTTCGACTTCTACGGCAAGGCCCTGAACGGCACACCGGAGCTGCGGGCCCGCTGGAAGCGCGCGGTCTCCTTCGTGGAGGGCTCGATCGGCGAGGCGGTCGGCCGGGAGTACGTCGCCCGGCACTTCCCGCCGTCGTCCAAGGCGATGATGGACCAGCTGGTCGAGAACCTGCTGCGGGCCTACCGGCGGTCCATCGAGAACCTCGACTGGATGACCGAGGAGACCAAGCAGCGGGCGTACGAGAAGCTGGAGACCTTCCGGCCGAAGATCGGCTACCCGGACGAGTTCCGCGACTACAGCGCCCTCACCGTCACCGCCGACGACCTGCTGGCGAACGCGCGGGCGGCGGCCGCCTTCGAGACCGACCGCGAGCTGAGGAAGATCGGCTCGCCGGTCGACCGCGACGAGTGGTTCATGCTGCCGCAGACCGTCAACGCCTACTACAACCCGGGCACCAACGAGATCTGCTTCCCGGCCGGCATCCTCCAGGAGCCGTTCTTCTCGCCCGAGGGCACGATGGCCGAGAACTACGGCGGGATCGGCGCCGTCATCGGCCACGAGATCGGCCACGGCTTCGACGACCAGGGCGCGCAGTACGACCCCAAGGGCAACCTCAACGACTGGTGGACGCCGGAGGACAAGGCCGCCTTCGAGAAGAAGTCAAAGGCGCTGATCGAGCAGTACAACGGCTTCTCACCGCGGGCGCTGCCCGGGCAGCACGTCAACGGCGCGCTGACGGTCGGGGAGAACATCGGCGACCTGGGCGGGCTGACGATCGCCCACAAGGCGTACCTCATCGCGCTGGAGGACCTGGCGGAGGAGGAGAAGAAGGAGCAGGCGGACTCCCGGTCGCTCTTCCTCAACTGGGCCTACGTGTGGCGCACCAAGCGCCGCAAGGAGCAGGAGGAGCAGTACCTCACCATCGACCCCCACTCGCCGCCGGAGTTCCGCGCGAACATCGTCCGCAACCTGGACGAGTTCCATGCGGCGTTCGGCACTCGCGAGACGGACGCGCTGTGGCTGGCGCCGGAGGAGCGAGTCCGCATCTGGTAG
- a CDS encoding PPOX class F420-dependent oxidoreductase has translation MSKPPLPQSAQELLARPNPAVITTLRPDGQPVSTATWYLWDEGRVLVNMDEGRKRLEHIRNDPRVTLTVLDGEQWYTHVSIVGRVEEITEDTDLSVIDRLSEQYLGKPYAVRDRKRFTAVIAVDRWHGWGSMKDSSQVG, from the coding sequence ATGTCCAAGCCCCCGCTTCCGCAGTCCGCGCAGGAGTTGCTGGCGCGGCCGAACCCCGCCGTGATCACCACCCTGCGCCCGGACGGGCAGCCGGTCTCCACCGCCACCTGGTACCTGTGGGACGAGGGCCGGGTGCTGGTCAACATGGACGAGGGCCGCAAGCGTCTTGAGCACATCCGCAACGACCCGCGGGTCACCCTCACCGTCCTGGACGGCGAGCAGTGGTACACCCACGTCAGCATCGTCGGCCGGGTCGAGGAGATCACCGAGGACACCGACCTCTCGGTCATCGACCGGCTGTCCGAGCAGTACCTCGGCAAGCCGTACGCGGTCCGCGACCGGAAGCGGTTCACCGCCGTCATCGCCGTGGACCGCTGGCACGGATGGGGCTCGATGAAGGACAGCTCGCAGGTCGGCTGA
- a CDS encoding NAD-dependent succinate-semialdehyde dehydrogenase, with protein sequence MTAYKTVNPATGETLKEFPEATAKEIEAALADSHAAFQSWRHSAVADRSAVLRRVGELYQERKDELARIISLEMGKPFRQAQGEIDIVTTIYRYYADEGPGFLADEELSVSGGGTAVVRTTPLGSLLGIMPWNYPYYQVARFAAPNLMLGNTILLKHAPSCPQAALAMERIFADAGLPAGCYINVFATNEQVADIIADPRNQGVSLTGSERAGSAVAEIAGRNLKKCVLELGGSDAFILLDTEDVAKAAKMAAAGRLGNAGQACNSPKRFMVQQDIYEDFVRELTAAVSAVQPGDPLDPKTRFGPLSSQAAADRLLEQLKDAIDKGATVHTGGGRVDGPGAYVQPTVLTGITPEMRAYTEELFGPAAVVYPVADEDEAVELANSSPYGLGGAVWSQDVEKAKSVADRLETGMVWINGLSGTQADLPFGGIKRSGIGRELGKYGMAEFVNKKLIRVER encoded by the coding sequence ATGACGGCATACAAGACGGTGAACCCGGCGACCGGCGAGACCCTGAAGGAGTTCCCCGAGGCCACGGCGAAGGAGATCGAGGCGGCGCTGGCCGACTCGCACGCCGCCTTCCAGAGCTGGCGGCACTCCGCCGTCGCCGACCGCTCGGCGGTACTGCGCCGGGTCGGCGAGCTGTACCAGGAGCGCAAGGACGAGCTCGCCCGGATCATCAGCCTGGAGATGGGCAAGCCCTTCCGCCAGGCGCAGGGCGAGATCGACATCGTGACCACGATCTACCGCTACTACGCGGACGAGGGCCCCGGGTTCCTCGCCGACGAGGAGCTGTCGGTCAGCGGCGGCGGCACCGCCGTCGTCCGCACCACGCCGCTGGGCTCGCTCCTCGGCATCATGCCGTGGAACTACCCGTACTACCAGGTCGCCCGGTTCGCCGCGCCGAACCTGATGCTGGGCAACACGATCCTCCTCAAGCACGCGCCGAGCTGCCCGCAGGCCGCGCTGGCGATGGAGCGGATCTTCGCCGACGCGGGCCTCCCGGCCGGCTGCTACATCAACGTCTTCGCCACCAACGAGCAGGTCGCGGACATCATCGCGGACCCGCGCAACCAGGGCGTCTCGCTGACCGGCAGCGAGCGGGCGGGCTCGGCGGTCGCCGAGATCGCCGGCCGCAACCTCAAGAAGTGCGTGCTGGAGCTGGGCGGTTCGGACGCCTTCATCCTCCTCGACACCGAGGACGTGGCGAAGGCCGCGAAGATGGCCGCGGCCGGCCGGCTCGGCAACGCCGGGCAGGCCTGCAACTCGCCCAAGCGGTTCATGGTGCAGCAGGACATCTACGAGGACTTCGTCCGGGAGCTGACCGCCGCGGTGTCCGCGGTGCAGCCGGGCGACCCGCTGGACCCGAAGACCAGGTTCGGCCCGCTCTCCTCGCAGGCCGCGGCGGACCGGCTGCTGGAGCAGCTGAAGGACGCCATCGACAAGGGCGCGACGGTGCACACCGGCGGCGGAAGGGTGGACGGCCCCGGCGCCTACGTCCAGCCGACCGTGCTGACCGGGATCACCCCCGAGATGCGCGCCTACACCGAGGAGCTGTTCGGCCCGGCCGCGGTCGTCTACCCGGTGGCCGACGAGGACGAGGCGGTCGAGCTGGCCAACAGCTCGCCGTACGGGCTCGGCGGCGCGGTGTGGAGCCAGGACGTGGAGAAGGCGAAGTCGGTCGCGGACCGGCTGGAGACCGGTATGGTCTGGATCAACGGCCTCTCCGGCACCCAGGCGGACCTGCCGTTCGGCGGCATCAAGCGCTCCGGGATCGGCCGCGAGCTCGGCAAGTACGGGATGGCCGAGTTCGTCAACAAGAAGCTGATCCGCGTCGAGCGCTAG
- a CDS encoding non-oxidative hydroxyarylic acid decarboxylases subunit B yields the protein MRLIVGMTGATGAPFGVRLLQALKQLPDVETHLVLSRWARTTIELETGWSAREVAALADEVHNPEDQGAAISSGSFRTDGMVIVPCSMKTLAGIRAGYADGLVGRAADVVLKERRRLVLVPRETPLSEIHLENMLALSRMGVRMVPPMPAFYNHPESVDDIVDHLTARVLDQFDLPFPAAKRWAGMRAARAGRPVTPGQGPLLTTES from the coding sequence ATGCGTCTGATCGTGGGGATGACCGGGGCGACCGGGGCGCCGTTCGGCGTGCGGCTGCTCCAGGCGCTCAAGCAGCTGCCCGACGTGGAGACCCATCTGGTGCTGTCCCGCTGGGCGCGTACCACCATCGAGCTGGAGACCGGCTGGTCCGCCCGCGAGGTCGCCGCCCTCGCCGACGAGGTGCACAACCCCGAGGACCAGGGCGCCGCCATCTCCTCCGGCTCCTTCCGCACCGACGGCATGGTGATCGTGCCCTGCTCGATGAAGACCCTGGCGGGCATCCGGGCCGGCTACGCGGACGGCCTGGTGGGCCGGGCGGCGGACGTCGTCCTCAAGGAGCGCCGCCGGCTGGTGCTGGTCCCCCGGGAGACCCCGCTCAGCGAGATCCATCTGGAGAACATGCTGGCTCTCTCCCGGATGGGGGTCCGGATGGTGCCGCCGATGCCCGCCTTCTACAACCACCCCGAGTCGGTGGACGACATCGTCGACCACCTCACCGCCCGCGTACTGGACCAGTTCGACCTGCCGTTCCCGGCCGCCAAGCGCTGGGCGGGGATGCGCGCGGCCCGCGCCGGCCGACCGGTGACGCCCGGTCAGGGACCCCTGCTGACAACGGAGTCATAA
- a CDS encoding alpha/beta hydrolase family protein — translation MGKHARRRQPNRIAARAATTAGALAVVIGAGAIPANAATKAATARPDTDPAKGGDLQHDGGGPDATLSQMQNDLPTLPQKSSGSTTMSPRALTAPTKVTLPAPIGKYPVGTVSLHLRDTSRPDPYVSGTTYRDLMVQVWYPAAATTGYGNSPWLATNAANSFLSRQGLNSSQVSLPTTAGHTGAPVLTSAGKLPVIFYSTGLRSDRSLGTTLVQDMASRGYIVVMVDHTHDANEVQFPNGSLQKGALPSVIHASDILAVRSADISFTLNELTAITKGTNPTVEKSALPTGLSTTMDMSKVGIFGWSLGGAEAGTAMYNDSRIKAGFNLDGTFYGTVASKGLGKRPFMLMSAQSHNLSTDSSWRSFWAATTGTKYDVRVAGTKHLSFSDNEYLLPQEASRLGMSTTQLQSELGTISQTRAVTVERAYLAAFFGSQFKGEKWSILNGPSSSYPEVSFVS, via the coding sequence ATGGGCAAGCATGCGCGCCGTCGCCAGCCGAACCGCATAGCCGCGCGCGCCGCGACGACCGCCGGTGCGCTGGCCGTGGTGATCGGAGCCGGGGCGATACCCGCGAATGCCGCCACCAAGGCCGCCACGGCCCGCCCGGACACCGATCCGGCCAAGGGCGGGGACCTTCAGCACGACGGGGGCGGCCCGGACGCGACCCTCTCGCAGATGCAGAACGACCTTCCGACGCTCCCTCAGAAGAGCAGCGGCTCCACGACGATGAGCCCGCGGGCCCTGACGGCGCCGACCAAGGTCACCCTGCCCGCCCCGATCGGCAAGTACCCGGTCGGCACCGTCTCGCTGCACCTGCGGGACACCTCCCGGCCGGACCCCTACGTCTCCGGCACCACCTACCGGGACCTGATGGTCCAGGTCTGGTACCCGGCGGCCGCCACCACCGGCTACGGCAACTCGCCCTGGCTGGCGACGAACGCGGCCAACAGCTTCCTGTCCCGGCAGGGTCTGAACAGCAGTCAGGTCTCGCTGCCCACCACCGCCGGGCACACCGGCGCCCCCGTGCTGACCTCGGCGGGCAAGCTGCCGGTGATCTTCTACTCCACCGGCCTCCGCTCGGACCGCTCGCTCGGCACCACGCTGGTGCAGGACATGGCCAGCCGCGGATACATCGTGGTGATGGTCGACCACACCCACGACGCCAACGAGGTCCAGTTCCCCAACGGCTCCCTCCAGAAGGGCGCGCTGCCGTCGGTCATCCACGCCTCGGACATCCTGGCGGTGCGCTCGGCCGACATCAGCTTCACCCTGAACGAGCTGACCGCGATCACCAAGGGCACCAACCCGACGGTGGAGAAGTCCGCGCTGCCGACCGGTCTGTCGACCACCATGGACATGAGCAAGGTGGGGATCTTCGGCTGGTCCCTGGGTGGCGCCGAGGCCGGCACCGCGATGTACAACGACAGCCGGATCAAGGCCGGCTTCAACCTGGACGGCACCTTCTACGGCACCGTCGCCAGCAAGGGCCTCGGCAAGCGGCCGTTCATGCTGATGAGCGCCCAGAGCCACAACCTGAGCACGGACTCCAGCTGGCGGTCCTTCTGGGCCGCCACCACCGGCACCAAGTACGACGTCCGGGTGGCCGGCACCAAGCACCTCAGCTTCAGCGACAACGAGTACCTGCTGCCGCAGGAGGCCTCCCGCCTCGGCATGTCGACCACCCAGCTGCAGAGCGAGCTGGGCACGATCAGCCAGACCCGCGCGGTCACGGTCGAACGCGCCTATCTGGCGGCCTTCTTCGGCAGCCAGTTCAAGGGCGAGAAGTGGTCGATCCTGAACGGGCCGTCCTCGTCCTACCCCGAGGTCAGCTTCGTCAGCTAG
- a CDS encoding GntR family transcriptional regulator, with the protein MSAESASGAERGAAGKELALDALRRAIRTGDMAPGQRLVEAELAEDLGVTRASVRAALLDLTAEGLVERIPNRGARVRAVSLAEAVEITECRMMLEALCAAKAAERATDRQVDELRVLGEQLKDSVAAGEPLKYSELNHELHRRIRDIAGQHTATEMLERLNAQLVRHQFRLALQPGRPQVSLDEHLALVEAIGAHDPQRAETAARTHLASVIDALRTAEARGAR; encoded by the coding sequence GTGTCAGCAGAGTCCGCCAGCGGTGCCGAGCGGGGAGCCGCGGGCAAGGAGCTCGCCCTCGATGCCCTGCGCCGGGCCATCAGGACCGGCGACATGGCGCCCGGGCAGCGCCTGGTGGAGGCCGAGCTCGCCGAGGACCTGGGTGTCACCCGGGCCAGCGTGCGGGCCGCCCTCCTCGACCTCACGGCCGAGGGCCTGGTCGAGCGGATCCCCAACCGCGGCGCCAGGGTCCGGGCGGTCTCGCTCGCCGAGGCGGTGGAGATCACCGAGTGCCGGATGATGCTGGAGGCCCTCTGCGCGGCCAAGGCGGCCGAGCGCGCCACCGACCGGCAGGTCGACGAACTCCGGGTGCTCGGCGAGCAGTTGAAGGACTCCGTGGCGGCCGGCGAGCCGCTGAAGTACTCCGAGCTCAACCACGAGCTGCACCGCCGCATCCGGGACATCGCCGGCCAGCACACGGCCACCGAGATGCTGGAGCGGCTCAATGCCCAGCTGGTCCGGCACCAGTTCCGGCTGGCCCTCCAGCCCGGCCGCCCCCAGGTCTCGCTGGACGAGCACCTGGCCCTGGTCGAGGCCATCGGCGCGCACGACCCGCAGCGCGCGGAGACCGCCGCCCGCACCCATCTGGCCAGCGTCATCGACGCCCTGCGGACCGCCGAGGCCCGCGGCGCCCGCTGA
- a CDS encoding 4-carboxy-4-hydroxy-2-oxoadipate aldolase/oxaloacetate decarboxylase gives MKNVIVTDVPRPALADLDRLAPYGVATVHEALGRTGYLGPGLRPVQQGVRIAGSVVTAVCWPGDNLMIHAAVEQCGPGDVLLVTTTSPSTDGLFGELFATALQHRGVRGVVTTTGIRDTEELRQMGFPGWSAAVSAQGSVKATAGAVNVPVSVGGQTIRPGDALVADDDGVMVVARGRIAEALEKSQARLDKEEATRAAFREGELGLDRYGMRPLLDKLGVRYLTAEEYAREEAEG, from the coding sequence TTGAAGAACGTGATCGTCACCGATGTCCCACGGCCGGCCCTGGCCGACCTCGACCGGCTCGCGCCCTACGGCGTGGCCACCGTCCACGAGGCGCTGGGCCGCACCGGATACCTCGGCCCGGGGCTGCGGCCCGTGCAGCAGGGCGTCCGGATCGCCGGCTCGGTGGTCACCGCGGTCTGCTGGCCGGGCGACAACCTGATGATCCACGCCGCCGTCGAGCAGTGCGGGCCCGGTGACGTCCTGCTGGTCACCACCACCTCGCCGTCCACCGACGGGCTCTTCGGCGAGCTCTTCGCCACCGCCCTCCAGCACCGCGGGGTGCGCGGGGTGGTCACCACGACCGGCATCCGGGACACCGAGGAACTGCGGCAGATGGGCTTCCCCGGCTGGTCCGCCGCGGTCAGCGCGCAGGGCAGCGTCAAGGCCACCGCCGGGGCGGTCAACGTCCCGGTGTCGGTGGGCGGGCAGACCATCCGGCCCGGCGACGCGCTGGTCGCCGACGACGACGGGGTGATGGTGGTGGCGCGCGGCCGGATCGCCGAGGCGCTGGAGAAGTCCCAGGCCAGGCTGGACAAGGAGGAGGCCACCCGGGCCGCCTTCCGGGAGGGCGAGCTCGGCCTCGACCGGTACGGGATGCGTCCCCTGCTGGACAAGCTCGGCGTCCGCTACCTCACCGCCGAGGAGTACGCCCGAGAGGAGGCCGAGGGCTGA